The Phormidium yuhuli AB48 DNA window TATGTTAGCGGCGATCGCCTATGCCCTAGGAATGGGAGTTGCACTTTCTCCCTTAACTGGAGACTCGGAAATTCTTCAGTTTTTGGGTAATCTATTACTGATTGTTTCAAAGGTACTCATAGCCCTTTCTGTTCGTGAGTTCCTGGGTAAAAGGACGAACTTGGATCTCTGGGGTTTAACCCTCGCTCCTCTTGTATTTATACAATATTATTACATATTTTTTGACGGTAATTATATAGCAAGAAATATAGGATTGCTTCTAATAAATGTAGGAATTTCTTTGATTTTAATAAAATCAGTTATACAAGCTAAAACCCACGGATTTTTACTGACTTCTCGTTTGATGCTGGCTGTTTTTGGGGTTGATATTTTATTTTCTTTGATTAGAGGTTTATTGCTTTTAGATGGTGAATCAACGAGGGCTATTGATGCCTCTTTGGCTAATAATTTTAGTTGGTTAATTTTGTTTTTCATTGATTTGCTTCGGAATAGTTTTTTTGTTTTAATGGTTAGTCAGCGGATGTACTCTGAACTTAAAGAGATTTCGGAAATTGATTTTTTGAGTCAAGTTTTTAATCGAGGAGCATTGATAGCTCGGCTTGAAATGCTCCTAAAACGTCAAAAAATATATCCTTTAAGCTTAATTTTGTTAGATATTGACCACTTTAAAAAAATCAATGACACCTATGGTCATGACGTAGGGGATCTAACGCTTAAAACGATCGTTGAATTACTTAAGTCTCAATTGCAGCCTTGGGACTTGATCGGTCGCTGGGGAGGAGAAGAGTTTTTGATTGTTTTATCTCGCTGTTCCGCCTCTGAGGTGGGCGATCGCGCTGAATCCATGCGCCGTATCGTGGAAAAAACGGAAATTCTCTATGGGACAACACCCGATCATCAGTTACACTGTAGGGTGAGCCTGGGAGTGGTCACTGCCAACTCAAGGTCAATGAATCTTGATAAATTGATTAAACAGGCTGATTTAGCCCTCTATCAAGCTAAGGAGAATGGACGAAACCGTGTTGAGTACAGTGTTGTTTCTTAACTCTGAAGAAGTTCTAGAGACCCAACTTAGCCTTGACTAAATTCAACAAAATATCTATATGCACTACTAAGTATCAATGAATTTCTTGAATATTGATACAATGATAATGATGACTTCCGTCTCATCATTATTGCAATCCATTGTTTTAGTCAGTCTTTGGTATTCAGCCAATCAATATAAAGGAATTTCAATTTACGTTCTAGGGAATATATTTTCCTGCTTATCTTTTGTGGGATTTTTGTTAAGAAATATATTTTCTCTCCCCTTAGAAGTCCGTCTCGTCAATAATTTAATCTTCGTTAGCGCTATACTTTTACATAGTATTGGTATTGGGCAATTTTTGAGCCGTAAAATAAATTATAGGGCCTGGCTTTGGTGTTTTTTGCTATTTCTGTTTTCTCAAGTTTATTTGGTGTATTATTTTGATGATTATTTTTGGCGTAATTTTTCAATCTTAATAACAATTGCCCTTGCGTATGGGATTGGCTGCAAATATATTCTTGACACTAAAATTATTAACTACCGAGTAACATCTCTGAGTCTTGCTTTCATTTTAGCAGCAACTCCCTTGATTGTAATAATGCGTCTTATTTTACTCTTAGATGGACAAACACACTCTATTTTTACTCAAACGTTTGCCAATTCGTTTACTTTTCTATCGATGTTTATCATTGATTTTCTGCGAAATGGATTTTTTGTGCTGATGGTCAGCCAACGAATGTATTCAGAACTTCATGAAGTTGCTGAAATGGATTTTTTAACCCAGGTCTTTAATCGAGGTGCGACAGCTCGCCGTATCAACAAATACCTGGGCGGAAAAACTCAAACGGACGTAACCCTAATTCTTCTCGATATTGATTACTTTAAGAAAATCAACGATACCTATGGCCACGATGCCGGTGATCAGGTGCTGCGAGACGTGGCACGAGTTCTCGAATCTGCACTGACCTTCCCAGAACTATTAGGACGCTGGGGAGGAGAAGAATTTATAATTTTTCTACCTAATTGTTCTGCCCGTGAAGCTCGCGATCGCGCCGAGCTATTTCGATATAATGTGGAAACCCAAAACGTGTATTATGTCCTCCAACCCCTAAGCTGTACCCTCAGTTTAGGGGTTGTCACAGCTCCACGACATCAAGTTGACTTAGACGAACTGCTTAAACGGGCAGATATAGCTCTCTATCAAGCCAAACGCAACGGACGCAACCGAGCCGAATTCGTGATCATCCCCTGACCATGAGTGACCGCTCCATGGGTATCTCATTGAGAAATCTCAGTGAACGCTCAACGACTTCCCCGCCTCATAAAACCTGTCCCAACCCGGACGAGTTCGAATCACCGTGTCTAAATACTCTTCCCAGGCGATCGCATTCTGGGGGGACTCCTGAACTACCAGTTCCCGAATTCCCACCAGTAAATCCCTCGGCTGTAGCTGGCCCTCCCCAAAATGAGCCGCCAGAGCCAATCCCTGATTCACCACCGAAATGGCATCCGCCGGACTCAACAGCTCCTGAGAGGACTTTAACGGCCGATGTTCATCCTCCGTTCTCCCCTGACGCAACTCCCGAAACACCGTCACCACCCGGCGAATTTCCTCGACAATCGGCGTTTGTGGTTGTAATCCTAAGGGGATCCCCAACGCCTCCACCCGACGGCGAACAATCTCCACCTCCATCTCTAAGGTTGCCGGAAGCGGTAAAACCACCGTATTAAAACGACGTTTCAGGGCCATCGAGAGGTCATTCACCCCCCGATCCTTCTGATTCGCTGTTGCAATCAGATTAAACCCTTGCACCGCGAAACTATCCTCCTTCAACTCTGGAATGGGTAAGCGTTTCTCCGAGAGAATCGTTAACAGAGAATCTTGAACATCCGTTGGGAGTCTCGTCAGTTCCTCAATGCGAACGATCGCCCCCTCTTCCATGGCCCGCAACACCGGACTGGCCACCAACGCCTCTCCCGAAAACCCTTGAGCCAAAAGTTTGGCATAATTCCAGCTATAGCGAAGGGCCTCCTCCGGGGTTCCCGCCGTCCCCTGAACCAAAAAGCGGGAATGGCCCGAAATCGCCAGACTCAAGTGTTCCGAAAGCCAAGACTTCCCCGTTCCCGGAACCCCCAACAACAACAATGCCTGATCCGTCACTAATGTGGCGATCGCCACCTCAATGGTCCGAGCTGAACCAATGTACTTCGGGGTAATCTCCACCCCCGTCTCTAGGGTTCCCCCCATCAGATAGGTTCGTACCGCCCAGGGGGATAATTGCCATTGAGGCGGACGGGGCCGCCGATCAATCTCCTGTAACGCCGCCAACTCCTCTGCAAACTGGATCTCTAAGCCGGGACGGACTTGAACCATAATCAGGACTCGCTCAGAATGCGCTCAAACCTTGCGCTTAGACTGTAGGCGATCGCAACGCCGCCTGCAACATCGAGAGGATCTCCCGCTCCTGAAATTGTCGAGCCAGATGTCCCAGTTCCTGGGCAAACCCCTGAGAATCTCCCCCCTGCTCAATCACCCCTTGGGACCAGCCGCGAATCCGGTTAAGATTCCCCCGTTTGGCCCAATCTAGCAGTTGCGCTAACACCTCTGGTTCCGGTAGCACCAGGTCAGCGGAGCCATCCACGTCACCTATCCCTTGACCCGAATCATCCCTCACCTCAACTGAGCTCTCCATTGCCCCATACTCCCAATCCAGGTTTAAAAGCTGTTGCAAGAGATGTAACAATTCCTCCGCCTGAATCGGTTTCGGCAGAAAGGCATTACCGCCCACGTTCAAACTGCGATCGCGATCCTCCTCAAACACACTAGCCGAAGACACGATAATCGGGAGCCTAGCACACTCAGGAATCTTCCGTAGCCACTGAATCAGATCAAACCCATCTGACCCCGGCATGACCAAATCCGTCACAATCAAATCAGGCCGTTGGTCTAGGGTGTAATCATACCCTTGTTGACCACTCACCGCCTCCAAAATATCAAAGCCTAAGGGTTCGAGCAAACTGTGGAGAACTCCACGATTCTCGGCCTTGTCATCCACCAGCAAAATCTTCCGTCGTGGGCCACGGTAGCCCACAATTTGATCACAGGGAGGACTGGTGACAGCAGACCACCCCTGAGCTACCGGCAAAACTAGATCAAAGCTAAAGCAACTTCCTTGATTAATCTCACTTCTGACCTGAATTTCACTTCCCATCAAGCGAACAATCTTTTGGGAAATGGCTAGCCCCAATCCCGTTCCTTCAGCCATTTGGGCAGCTTTACCCACCTGTTCAAACGGCTGAAAAATTCGCTCTAGCTGTTCCGGACTCATCCCCACCCCGGTATCCTCAACCTCAAACCGGATGCGAACTCCTTGCTCTAAATGCTCAATGACTGCCACTTGAAAGGTAACTTGACCCATTTCTGTATATTTAACAGCATTACCCAAGAGATTGATCAGAACCTGCCGTAAACGCTTTTCATCCAGGCAAACCGCATCAGGAATTGGTGTCATCACCTGATAAATCCAGGCGAGTCCTTTAGGTTCAGCCTTAATCTGACAGAGTTGCGAGACCCCTCTTAGAAAGCTCGGAAAGTGGACATCGGACGGATGAAGTTCCATTTTCCGGGCTTCAATTTTCGAGAGGTCGAGAATGTCATTGATTAAGGTGAGTAAATGAGAGCCACATTGATAAATTACATCAATTCCTTGACGCTGCGACGCACTGTGAGGGTGACGCTTGAGAATTTGGGCATAGCCGAGAATACCGTTGAGGGGAGTTCGCAGTTCATGACTCATATTAGCCAGGAACTCACTCTTAGCTCGATTAGCCAAGTCTGCGGCTTCTCGGGCCTGTTTGAGGGCCTGTTCAGCAGCTTTATGATCGCTGATATCTGTGGCAACCTTTAACCAGTAATGAGCGGTTTCAGTCTGTGAAAGTTTAACGATTAGGGGTTTTTCTAGACAATACAAACATCGTCTTTCACCCCTACCATTGACGATGGTGGTTTCGTAGGCGCGGATATCCTTGGGTTGAGTTGAACGGTCACAGGGGATAGACTCTCCCGTCGAGTCCGTTAGCTCGTCCTTCTTACGGCCAATCAGGGCCTCGACGGAGGTTCCATAAAACTCAGCCAGGCTTTGATTCGCTAAGACAAAGCGATCGCTCGCATCACGAACCTCAATCAGACTGGGGTTGGTATCAATGACATTGCGCAAAAAGGTTTGTTCACGGGATAAATCCTGTTGACTTTGGTGAAGGGAGGCGGTTCGCCGGGCGACTCGCCGTTCTAATTCCTGGTTATACTGCTCTAGTTGTTTCTCAGCGGCGCGACGCTCTTGGACTAAGGCACATAACACGAGAGCACTGAGGGCAATGACACTGATAAACGATTGCAAAAGAACCAAAGACGCTGCCACTGACGGACGAGCAAAGGTTCCTACCCCATTAGCCGTCCCGATAATGGCCAGGGTTGTTATCAGCGTCACGAGACTGGTCACCTCTCGCCAGCCGAAATAAAACGTTGCCCAGCCCAAGAGGGGGAGGAGACTATATTCAATAGGATAATCTCGGAAAAAAGCACTATAGGCGATCGCCACCCCCAAGGCAGTGATCAGGCTAATATGGAGCCAATCCCGTTGTCGATAGACCTGGGAACAACGGCGATCGCTCCAGGACAGAACCAGAGGTGTAATCACTAAAATTCCCGTAGCATTGCTGGTGAACCAGGTTTGCCATAGGGTGAGCGTCTCGGCCCCGGAGAGGTTTCGAATATTACTCAAAGCAAGGGTTGCGAAGATGGCACTCACCAATGCCGGAATCGTGACCACTAAGCCAGCAAAAATGAAAACGTCTCGCAAGGACTCAAAGCCGGGAGAACAGTGGGTATAACGCCGTAACAGTCTCGCTCCGAGCCAATATTCTAGGATTTGATTAAAAATCAGCACTGTCCAGAGTAATGAGTCCTCTGGAGTCTCTAGATAGCGATTGAGGTTAAACAGAAACACCCCCATCGTTAAACCGATGAGGGTGCTATTACCCCAAACCCCTAAGATGGCGATGGCCATCCCCGCCGCAATCCAAACCGGTGCCCCAACTCCTGGGGATAGGGTCAAAAAACTCAAGTTGACAGTTAACACCACATACATCCCTACGGCAAGAGCCAGATTGGGGAGGAGCATCTGGCCCCGATGTTTCCAGCCGAAAAAAGCAGCCATAACGATTTAAGGATATCTAGGGAATGGTAGCAAGGTATACTGCCGCTGAACTCAAAAAAAAGCGTTCGTCACCGAAATTGATGCTAGTTGATTGTAGCATTATCCCTAGCCTATCAAGTGTAAGGAGAGCTTAACACTCTAGAATACGGAAGTGTTACGGAACTTTGGCCCTATTTCTAAAAAATTGGGTTCAAGATCGTTCACCTATCTGGGCTTAGATTGAATCGCTTGGCCGGGTTCGGGACAATTTACGGACAATAGTGATACTTGAGTCGTAAAATATGGATTCAGGGTCATCCCCAAACAGTTGATGCTTCTGCCCGGTTAGAATGAGGGCACGATGAGGGAAGCTCTCCCCAATGCCCCTGATGATTGATGTCCCGGCCGTCATTACCGATCACCCATGACACCTGCCCTTAAAGCATGGCTACTGTGGCTCATGCTCTGTTTAGGGAGTTTTTGGTTAAGTTTGACCTATCCGGCTCTCTCACAGAGTTCTGCGCCAATCTCCCCTGCCTCTGTCCCCCAAAATATTTCCCGCGATGACTCCCTGAATTTAGGACTAGATTACTATGAACAAGGAGACTATTTACAGGCGATCGCCCAGTGGCAACAGGCCCTCAGCCAAACCTTAACCCCCGCCAGAGAGATCGCGTTGCATCGGAATCTCGCCAATGCCTACCAACGTCTGGGTCATGCCCCCAATGACGCCATTTTTCATTGGCAACACGTCTTAGAATTAGCAGACACTGATCCTCGGGCAGAGTCCTATGTATCTTCCTTGACTCAAGGGCAAATCCGCATTGAACAGGCCCAGCTCTATGACAGTATGGGGCAACATCAGCGGGCCCTAGAGCTGTTGTTGACTGCTCGTGACGACGTGGAGGGCGATCGCCCCAGTGAACTGGCCCGTCAGGGAGCCTTAGGTAATGCCTACTCAGCCCTCGGCCGTTATGATAAGGCGATCACAGCCCATGAAGCCAGCCTAGCCCTAGCTCAAGCCCTTGATGACCCCCCGGCCATGGCCACAGCCCTGAGTAACCTAGCCAACGCCCACAGCTTCCGGGCCCGTCGCGCTAAATATCAACAAGAAGTGGCCATTAATGAGGGAGAAGACGTAGAAGCCCAGCGGGCCCAAGCTCAATTCGAGGGCGATCGCCAAGCCATTGAGGTGCGACTCAAGCAAAGCCTCACCTTAGGGGAGCAGGTGGGAGGGTTAACCCAAGTTCGTAGTCTCCTTAATGCTCACCGTTTCCTCAAGGAATTTTTCCCGGATCGTCAGGAGGAACAAGAACATATTCGTGGGCAGATTGAACCGCTCCTCGCGCCCTTACCTCCATCACGAGATAAAGTCTTTGCCCTGATTTACCTAGCTCAACAGCAGTCCCCAGCGCAACCTAGCCGAGCCCATCAGCTGCTCGAAACTGCGATCCACCTCTCTCGCTCCATTGCCGATTCTCGGGCTGAATCCTTTGCCCTAGGCAGCTTAGGAGCACTCTATGAACAGGATCAGCAGTATGACATTGCTTTGGGTTTAACCCAACAAGCTCAGTTTACCGCTCAGGAAATTTCCGCCTTTGATAGTCTCTACCGTTGGCAATGGCAAGCGGGCCGCATCTATCACGCAAGGGGAGAGCTAACCTTAGCCCTACATCACTATCGAGCGGCCACCAATAGTTTAGATCAGTTACGCGGTGATTTAATTGCGACTAGCCGCGATCTCCAGTTTGAATTTCGGGATGCCGTTGAGCCAGTTTATCGTGAACTCATTGCTTTGCTTCTGAAAGGGGAAACCCCGGGAACGTCCCAAACTAAACTTGAGGAAACTCTAGATATTTTAGAGCGCCTTAAGTTAGCTGAACTTCGTAATTTCTTTGGGGATGATTGTGTTGACGTAGCTCAATCTGTAGTCCTTGAAAATGGGCAGCTATCCGATACAAAAGCGGTCATTATCTATAGTATTATCCTAGATGAAGCGACCTTTTTAGTGTTACAGAAAGCTGATGGAACCCTCAGCAGCTACAGAGTCCCTCATGCGAAAAATGATATTCAACGTGAGGTCAATGACTTTCGTAGCTTATTAGAAAAACGGGGAACCAATGAATATTTAATTCCCGCCCAGCGCCTCTATGATTGGCTGGTGCGTCCTTTGGAACCTGACTTAGAGGCGATCGCCCCAGAAACCCTGGTTTTTATCCAAGATGGGGTACTCCGTAAAACCCCTGTAGCGGCCCTCCATGATGGTGAGCGGTTTTTAGTGGAGTCCTATGCCCTAGCCACTACCCCAAGTTTAGGCTTAACCACCACGAGCCGCCGCACCTCTCGACTAGGACGAACTCTGATTGCGGGGTTAACCGTCGAAATTCCCCCCTTTGCCGCCCTCAATAACGTCAGGCGGGAAGTAAGGGAGATTCAGAACCTAACTGGGGGATTATCGTTACTCGACCAAGAGTTTACTGTGGGCAATCTAGAGCAAGAATTGCTTCAGAATCCCTATTCAATTGTGCATTTAGCCACCCATGGCAAGTTTGGAGTCGATGCGGAGAGTACCTTTTTGCTGGCCTTTGACGATCACATCACCATCGACGGGATGGATCAGCTATTGCGATCGCGTCGCTATGCCGGCAGCAGTCGCCAACCCCTTGAGTTATTGGTTCTGAGTGCCTGTCAAACGGCTGCCGGGGACAACCGCTCTGCTCTGGGAATTGCTGGGGTTGCGGTGCGGGCGGGGGCGAAAACAGCCCTAGCTAGCCTTTGGTTCATCAACGACGAAGCCACCGTAACACTCATCACCACCTTTTATCAGCAACTGCAAAACCCCAACATCACCAAAGCCCAAGCCCTACAAACGGCCCAAAAAGAGGCAATTCAGAGTCAGTTCTACAGTCACCCCGGAGTCTGGTCTCCCTTTATTCTCATTGGGACATGGCGTTAAACCGGTCGCTGTCCCGTGACCAAAGGCTTTAGAACTCTCGCTGTCCAATCAATATCAGCTTCCGTCGTCTCTCGCCCAAGAGTCAGACGGATTCCTGCCCGAGCGAGGCGTTCAGGATAGCCCATGGCTAAAAGAACCGGGCTGGGGGCGAGTTTCCCGCTATGACAGGCGGAGCCGGAACTAATGGCAATTCCCGCTAAGTTCAATTGTCGAACTAGAGCTTTACCGGTAATGGGTTTCCCCTGGCTATCATCTGCATCTACCAAAAAGCTAACATGATGGGGCAGACGATGCTGGCGATCGCCCGTCACCTGAAGACTCCAAACCCCAGCTAGATGCTCAAAGAAGCGATCGCGCAACCCTTGCAGCCGTTGCTGTTCTGCCGCGAGTTCCTCAGCCGCCAGAGCAGCTGCCACCCCAAAACCTACAATATTCGGCACCGCTTCGGTTCCTGAACGTCGGCCCCTCTCCTGGCCGCCTCCAGCCAACAGGGGCTGTAGAGACAGTCCTGGGCGAACATAGAGAGCACCCACCCCTTTGGGGCCATAGAGCTTATGACTAGAGAGGGAGAGCAAATCCACCCCTAACTCCTCCACATTCAGGGGCAATCGTCCCGCCACCTGAACCGCATCCGTATGAAATAACACCTCATGCTGCCGGGCGATCGCCGCCAACTCGGCAATGGGTTGAACCGTACCCACCTCACTTTGACCATAAATCACGGATACGAGGGCGGTATCAGGACGCAGGGCCCCCAAGAGATCGTCAGGCTGGACCCGGCCCTGGGGTGTTACCGGAAGACGAGTCACCTGCCAGCCTTGGTCCTGCAAACGCCTCGCCGGTTCAGAGATCGCGGCATGTTCAACATCCGAGATAATGAGATGGCCCGGCTGCCGTGGCAGAACTCCTAGCAAGGCTAAATTATTGGCTTCCGTGCCGCCACTGGTGAAGACAATCGACTCCGCTGGGGCCTGAATCAGCTCAGCTACCT harbors:
- a CDS encoding GGDEF domain-containing protein; the encoded protein is MVSLLSLDPQTMLIMIVVSSFLQAGVLIALDLVANQYKGISIYMLAAIAYALGMGVALSPLTGDSEILQFLGNLLLIVSKVLIALSVREFLGKRTNLDLWGLTLAPLVFIQYYYIFFDGNYIARNIGLLLINVGISLILIKSVIQAKTHGFLLTSRLMLAVFGVDILFSLIRGLLLLDGESTRAIDASLANNFSWLILFFIDLLRNSFFVLMVSQRMYSELKEISEIDFLSQVFNRGALIARLEMLLKRQKIYPLSLILLDIDHFKKINDTYGHDVGDLTLKTIVELLKSQLQPWDLIGRWGGEEFLIVLSRCSASEVGDRAESMRRIVEKTEILYGTTPDHQLHCRVSLGVVTANSRSMNLDKLIKQADLALYQAKENGRNRVEYSVVS
- a CDS encoding CHAT domain-containing protein, which translates into the protein MTPALKAWLLWLMLCLGSFWLSLTYPALSQSSAPISPASVPQNISRDDSLNLGLDYYEQGDYLQAIAQWQQALSQTLTPAREIALHRNLANAYQRLGHAPNDAIFHWQHVLELADTDPRAESYVSSLTQGQIRIEQAQLYDSMGQHQRALELLLTARDDVEGDRPSELARQGALGNAYSALGRYDKAITAHEASLALAQALDDPPAMATALSNLANAHSFRARRAKYQQEVAINEGEDVEAQRAQAQFEGDRQAIEVRLKQSLTLGEQVGGLTQVRSLLNAHRFLKEFFPDRQEEQEHIRGQIEPLLAPLPPSRDKVFALIYLAQQQSPAQPSRAHQLLETAIHLSRSIADSRAESFALGSLGALYEQDQQYDIALGLTQQAQFTAQEISAFDSLYRWQWQAGRIYHARGELTLALHHYRAATNSLDQLRGDLIATSRDLQFEFRDAVEPVYRELIALLLKGETPGTSQTKLEETLDILERLKLAELRNFFGDDCVDVAQSVVLENGQLSDTKAVIIYSIILDEATFLVLQKADGTLSSYRVPHAKNDIQREVNDFRSLLEKRGTNEYLIPAQRLYDWLVRPLEPDLEAIAPETLVFIQDGVLRKTPVAALHDGERFLVESYALATTPSLGLTTTSRRTSRLGRTLIAGLTVEIPPFAALNNVRREVREIQNLTGGLSLLDQEFTVGNLEQELLQNPYSIVHLATHGKFGVDAESTFLLAFDDHITIDGMDQLLRSRRYAGSSRQPLELLVLSACQTAAGDNRSALGIAGVAVRAGAKTALASLWFINDEATVTLITTFYQQLQNPNITKAQALQTAQKEAIQSQFYSHPGVWSPFILIGTWR
- a CDS encoding MASE1 domain-containing protein produces the protein MAAFFGWKHRGQMLLPNLALAVGMYVVLTVNLSFLTLSPGVGAPVWIAAGMAIAILGVWGNSTLIGLTMGVFLFNLNRYLETPEDSLLWTVLIFNQILEYWLGARLLRRYTHCSPGFESLRDVFIFAGLVVTIPALVSAIFATLALSNIRNLSGAETLTLWQTWFTSNATGILVITPLVLSWSDRRCSQVYRQRDWLHISLITALGVAIAYSAFFRDYPIEYSLLPLLGWATFYFGWREVTSLVTLITTLAIIGTANGVGTFARPSVAASLVLLQSFISVIALSALVLCALVQERRAAEKQLEQYNQELERRVARRTASLHQSQQDLSREQTFLRNVIDTNPSLIEVRDASDRFVLANQSLAEFYGTSVEALIGRKKDELTDSTGESIPCDRSTQPKDIRAYETTIVNGRGERRCLYCLEKPLIVKLSQTETAHYWLKVATDISDHKAAEQALKQAREAADLANRAKSEFLANMSHELRTPLNGILGYAQILKRHPHSASQRQGIDVIYQCGSHLLTLINDILDLSKIEARKMELHPSDVHFPSFLRGVSQLCQIKAEPKGLAWIYQVMTPIPDAVCLDEKRLRQVLINLLGNAVKYTEMGQVTFQVAVIEHLEQGVRIRFEVEDTGVGMSPEQLERIFQPFEQVGKAAQMAEGTGLGLAISQKIVRLMGSEIQVRSEINQGSCFSFDLVLPVAQGWSAVTSPPCDQIVGYRGPRRKILLVDDKAENRGVLHSLLEPLGFDILEAVSGQQGYDYTLDQRPDLIVTDLVMPGSDGFDLIQWLRKIPECARLPIIVSSASVFEEDRDRSLNVGGNAFLPKPIQAEELLHLLQQLLNLDWEYGAMESSVEVRDDSGQGIGDVDGSADLVLPEPEVLAQLLDWAKRGNLNRIRGWSQGVIEQGGDSQGFAQELGHLARQFQEREILSMLQAALRSPTV
- a CDS encoding GGDEF domain-containing protein, yielding MMTSVSSLLQSIVLVSLWYSANQYKGISIYVLGNIFSCLSFVGFLLRNIFSLPLEVRLVNNLIFVSAILLHSIGIGQFLSRKINYRAWLWCFLLFLFSQVYLVYYFDDYFWRNFSILITIALAYGIGCKYILDTKIINYRVTSLSLAFILAATPLIVIMRLILLLDGQTHSIFTQTFANSFTFLSMFIIDFLRNGFFVLMVSQRMYSELHEVAEMDFLTQVFNRGATARRINKYLGGKTQTDVTLILLDIDYFKKINDTYGHDAGDQVLRDVARVLESALTFPELLGRWGGEEFIIFLPNCSAREARDRAELFRYNVETQNVYYVLQPLSCTLSLGVVTAPRHQVDLDELLKRADIALYQAKRNGRNRAEFVIIP
- a CDS encoding ATP-binding protein — translated: MVQVRPGLEIQFAEELAALQEIDRRPRPPQWQLSPWAVRTYLMGGTLETGVEITPKYIGSARTIEVAIATLVTDQALLLLGVPGTGKSWLSEHLSLAISGHSRFLVQGTAGTPEEALRYSWNYAKLLAQGFSGEALVASPVLRAMEEGAIVRIEELTRLPTDVQDSLLTILSEKRLPIPELKEDSFAVQGFNLIATANQKDRGVNDLSMALKRRFNTVVLPLPATLEMEVEIVRRRVEALGIPLGLQPQTPIVEEIRRVVTVFRELRQGRTEDEHRPLKSSQELLSPADAISVVNQGLALAAHFGEGQLQPRDLLVGIRELVVQESPQNAIAWEEYLDTVIRTRPGWDRFYEAGKSLSVH
- a CDS encoding cysteine desulfurase family protein encodes the protein MQIYLDHSATTPTRSEVIEAMGQALTQTWGNPSSLHHWGEAAATAVEIARLQVAELIQAPAESIVFTSGGTEANNLALLGVLPRQPGHLIISDVEHAAISEPARRLQDQGWQVTRLPVTPQGRVQPDDLLGALRPDTALVSVIYGQSEVGTVQPIAELAAIARQHEVLFHTDAVQVAGRLPLNVEELGVDLLSLSSHKLYGPKGVGALYVRPGLSLQPLLAGGGQERGRRSGTEAVPNIVGFGVAAALAAEELAAEQQRLQGLRDRFFEHLAGVWSLQVTGDRQHRLPHHVSFLVDADDSQGKPITGKALVRQLNLAGIAISSGSACHSGKLAPSPVLLAMGYPERLARAGIRLTLGRETTEADIDWTARVLKPLVTGQRPV